In the Sediminibacter sp. Hel_I_10 genome, one interval contains:
- a CDS encoding T9SS type A sorting domain-containing protein: protein MFKKITILTAILLTNYLAFAQVSLQITEIWPGNGEGENLTADWFEITNTGNDTWTPSMGNLYFDDDSQDFSTADLISGITSIAPGASVIAIDDDNTEEFIAVWGSVYNLTNIQIGTYAGAGLSGSGDGVTLFMSVDAPIDASSIVDFESYPNANANPGQSYDVIEATFSVAGTGTYLPVATTVNDMNEAAVGSPGNLGPATINLQITEIWPGNGEGENLTADWFEITNTGTTAWTPSMGNLYFDDESQDFADAALINGISTIAPGESVIAIDTDAAGVMEFEIVWGAVYNLNGVKIGTYDGSGLGGGGDGVTLFMSETAPTDASSIIAFETYPDTDANPGQSYDVLSTSFSIIGEAPYFPVATATNDGGESAVGSPGNLGPATINLQITEIWPGNGEGENLTADWFEITNTGNTAWSSTMGNLYFDDESQDFADAALITGISTIAPGESVIAMDTDATGVMEFELVWGAVYNLNGVQIGTYDGSGLGGGGDGVTLFMSETAPTDASSIIAFETYPDTDANPGQSYDVLSTSFSIIGEAPYFPVATATNDGGESAVGSPGNLGPVAETPLSIKVDTVNLTSFLNLPEENSGAVSGVVNDPSDPASVFGIPFIISDVVSPIADLVVTATSSNESVVPNANLVLTGTDSNRLLTITPTAIGFTTIAVTVENTNSTTQSYNISYAASAASVTPNTSIFHSGSSDGSTGIAIEDNYIWIGDDEDQTLRLYNGSQSGLAVQEINFNTDLGSTNEVDLEGSFRIDNTIYWMGSHESDERASLFSTNISGSGATSTLSYIDKYTGLRDDLLAWDANNAHGLGVNFFGLNTALEIEALALAPNSTTTAYLGLRSSTSEGNAIIIPVTNFTDLPGATAGSSTFGAPILINLNGRTLRSIECNADGCVLIGGPFGNNTDFKLYTWTGDASDEPELRSADLSALNTNGSFEGLVNLPNSTFLGSDGDTDNVTLLVDLGATVIYEDGVENKDQRYEWKKFRSEIITLGSVTQPNVATPLINEFVVDHVGGDTAEYVEILGDPFTDYSNYTLVEIEGDGTATGLIDDGTFTLGTTDANGFWTTPFQANSFENGTSTLLLVENYTGTLDDDIDTNDDGTIDVTFWSAVVDGVGRSDGDTGDLVYAIDLAPNFDGIDSKVGGASRIPNGTDTDTSADWVRNDVDGEGLEGFTGTPDDGEAINTPNASNKLVGPTLQITEIWPGNGEGDNLTADWFEIKNDGPIAYTLDLGGLYFDDESQDPNSAVLISGISSIAPGETVVAIDAGDSANFEAVWANYDLSGIQIGTYAGAGLSGGGDAVTLWIGEPTTVGNIVDYEVFPTTATNPGQSYDVEKGGFSEVGELPYSPIATATNNMGEAAIGSPGNQGPTLGVNNPSLSNLSATIYPTPFSNVLHIAVNLKTPQQVTLRIVNTMGAVVYSNALMLYNGQLRVENLSHLSSGVYILNVQELGINQKIIKK, encoded by the coding sequence ATGTTTAAAAAAATTACGATTCTAACAGCAATCCTGCTTACAAATTACTTGGCTTTTGCTCAAGTATCCTTGCAGATTACAGAGATCTGGCCAGGAAATGGAGAAGGTGAAAATCTTACTGCAGACTGGTTCGAAATCACCAATACAGGTAACGACACTTGGACCCCAAGCATGGGTAATCTTTATTTTGATGATGATTCCCAAGATTTTTCAACAGCAGACCTTATTAGCGGTATTACCTCAATTGCTCCCGGAGCATCTGTTATTGCTATAGATGATGACAACACCGAAGAGTTTATTGCTGTATGGGGAAGTGTTTACAACTTAACCAATATACAAATAGGGACTTACGCGGGTGCCGGGCTTAGTGGCAGTGGTGACGGCGTTACATTATTTATGAGTGTTGATGCGCCAATCGATGCCTCAAGCATAGTCGATTTTGAATCTTATCCAAACGCAAATGCCAATCCCGGACAATCCTACGACGTGATTGAAGCTACATTTAGTGTTGCTGGAACCGGTACTTATTTGCCAGTGGCCACAACTGTAAATGACATGAATGAAGCTGCCGTGGGATCTCCTGGTAATTTAGGTCCTGCAACAATTAATTTACAAATTACAGAGATCTGGCCAGGAAACGGTGAAGGCGAGAACCTTACTGCAGACTGGTTTGAAATCACCAACACAGGAACTACAGCTTGGACTCCAAGCATGGGCAACCTCTATTTTGATGACGAATCCCAAGATTTTGCTGATGCCGCACTTATTAATGGTATTAGCACAATAGCTCCTGGTGAATCTGTGATTGCTATAGATACAGATGCTGCGGGAGTGATGGAATTCGAAATTGTCTGGGGCGCTGTTTACAACCTCAACGGCGTAAAAATTGGAACTTATGATGGCTCAGGATTGGGAGGTGGCGGTGACGGTGTTACACTATTTATGAGTGAAACCGCTCCTACCGATGCCTCAAGTATTATAGCTTTTGAAACCTATCCTGATACGGATGCCAATCCGGGACAATCCTATGATGTGCTTAGTACAAGCTTTAGCATCATTGGAGAAGCTCCTTATTTTCCGGTTGCAACTGCAACAAATGATGGCGGTGAATCTGCCGTGGGGTCTCCTGGTAATTTAGGTCCTGCAACAATTAATTTACAAATTACAGAGATCTGGCCAGGCAACGGTGAAGGCGAGAACCTTACTGCAGACTGGTTTGAAATCACCAATACAGGAAACACGGCTTGGAGCTCCACTATGGGCAACCTCTATTTTGATGACGAATCCCAAGATTTTGCTGATGCAGCACTTATTACTGGTATTAGCACAATAGCTCCTGGTGAATCTGTGATTGCTATGGATACAGATGCTACCGGAGTGATGGAATTCGAACTTGTCTGGGGCGCTGTCTATAACCTCAACGGCGTACAAATTGGAACTTATGATGGCTCAGGATTAGGAGGCGGCGGTGACGGTGTTACACTATTTATGAGTGAAACCGCACCTACCGATGCCTCAAGTATTATAGCTTTTGAAACCTACCCTGATACCGATGCCAATCCCGGACAATCCTATGATGTGCTTAGTACAAGCTTTAGCATTATTGGAGAAGCTCCTTATTTTCCTGTTGCGACCGCAACAAATGATGGCGGTGAGTCTGCCGTGGGATCTCCTGGTAATTTAGGACCAGTTGCAGAAACACCGCTTTCCATTAAGGTTGATACTGTAAACTTGACGTCGTTTTTAAATTTACCAGAAGAAAATTCTGGAGCGGTGAGCGGTGTTGTCAATGACCCCTCAGACCCAGCAAGTGTTTTTGGAATTCCTTTTATCATTTCAGATGTAGTGAGCCCTATTGCCGATTTAGTGGTAACTGCCACAAGCAGTAACGAGTCGGTTGTGCCTAACGCCAATTTAGTACTTACTGGTACAGATTCCAATCGTTTGTTAACCATCACACCAACTGCAATTGGTTTTACCACGATTGCTGTTACTGTTGAAAACACCAACAGCACCACGCAATCTTATAACATTAGCTACGCTGCCTCAGCTGCTTCAGTGACGCCAAATACAAGCATTTTTCATTCGGGATCTTCAGATGGCTCTACAGGAATTGCTATTGAAGACAATTATATTTGGATTGGAGATGACGAAGATCAAACCTTGCGTCTTTACAATGGCAGTCAATCTGGACTTGCTGTGCAGGAAATTAACTTTAATACTGATTTAGGAAGTACTAATGAAGTAGATTTAGAAGGTTCTTTTAGAATAGACAATACCATTTATTGGATGGGATCTCATGAATCTGACGAACGTGCTTCATTATTCTCGACCAACATATCTGGATCAGGAGCCACATCTACCCTATCTTACATTGATAAATATACAGGCTTACGTGATGATTTATTGGCATGGGATGCCAATAACGCGCATGGTCTGGGAGTAAACTTCTTTGGGCTAAACACCGCTTTGGAAATTGAAGCATTGGCATTAGCTCCTAATAGTACAACCACTGCATATCTAGGATTGCGCAGTTCTACTTCGGAAGGAAACGCTATTATAATTCCAGTCACTAATTTTACAGATTTACCAGGCGCAACTGCTGGCTCCTCTACATTTGGAGCTCCAATTCTTATAAATTTGAACGGAAGAACTCTTAGAAGCATAGAATGTAATGCTGACGGCTGTGTCTTGATTGGCGGACCATTTGGAAACAATACCGATTTCAAATTATATACTTGGACGGGGGACGCCTCTGATGAACCAGAATTAAGAAGTGCCGATTTAAGCGCCCTTAACACCAATGGATCTTTTGAAGGCTTAGTGAATTTACCAAACTCTACCTTTTTAGGAAGTGATGGGGATACAGACAATGTCACCTTATTAGTAGATTTAGGTGCTACGGTAATTTATGAAGATGGTGTTGAAAATAAAGACCAACGCTACGAATGGAAAAAGTTTAGAAGTGAAATCATCACCTTAGGAAGCGTGACTCAACCGAACGTAGCTACTCCTCTAATCAATGAATTTGTGGTAGACCATGTTGGTGGTGACACGGCTGAGTATGTTGAAATTCTTGGGGATCCCTTTACCGATTACTCTAACTACACTTTGGTTGAAATTGAGGGAGATGGCACTGCTACCGGCTTAATTGATGATGGTACATTTACTTTGGGTACAACGGATGCTAATGGATTCTGGACCACACCATTTCAAGCTAATAGTTTTGAAAATGGAACCTCCACCTTATTGTTGGTAGAAAATTATACCGGAACTCTTGATGACGATATTGATACAAATGATGATGGGACTATTGATGTCACGTTTTGGTCTGCCGTTGTTGATGGTGTAGGACGATCAGATGGTGATACTGGTGATTTGGTTTACGCTATAGATTTAGCTCCAAATTTTGATGGTATCGATAGTAAAGTTGGTGGTGCGTCACGTATTCCCAACGGAACCGATACCGATACTTCTGCTGATTGGGTAAGAAATGACGTAGACGGTGAAGGTCTCGAAGGCTTTACAGGAACTCCTGATGACGGAGAAGCCATCAATACGCCAAATGCCTCTAACAAATTGGTGGGACCAACACTTCAAATTACTGAAATCTGGCCTGGAAATGGAGAAGGAGACAATCTTACGGCTGATTGGTTTGAAATCAAGAACGATGGTCCTATTGCTTATACTCTAGATTTAGGAGGTCTTTATTTTGATGACGAGTCTCAAGATCCTAACTCAGCCGTATTAATCAGTGGAATTTCTTCTATTGCTCCAGGAGAAACCGTTGTTGCCATTGATGCTGGAGACAGCGCTAATTTTGAAGCAGTTTGGGCTAATTACGATCTCTCAGGCATTCAAATAGGAACGTACGCTGGAGCTGGTCTATCTGGCGGCGGTGATGCGGTCACACTGTGGATTGGTGAGCCAACAACAGTTGGTAATATTGTAGATTATGAAGTATTTCCAACTACAGCAACAAACCCTGGTCAATCTTACGATGTTGAAAAAGGAGGATTTAGCGAGGTTGGAGAGCTACCCTACTCACCTATTGCTACAGCCACTAATAACATGGGAGAAGCTGCTATTGGTTCTCCAGGAAATCAAGGACCTACTTTAGGCGTCAACAATCCTAGTCTATCAAATTTGAGTGCAACCATTTATCCTACCCCATTCAGCAATGTATTGCATATTGCGGTGAATCTTAAAACACCACAGCAGGTAACACTTCGTATTGTGAATACTATGGGGGCTGTAGTCTATAGCAACGCGTTGATGCTATATAATGGTCAGCTTCGTGTTGAAAACCTGAGCCACTTGTCTTCTGGTGTTTATATTCTAAACGTTCAAGAATTAGGGATCAATCAAAAGATTATTAAAAAGTAA
- a CDS encoding ABC transporter permease, whose translation MAWRDAKASRVRLLLFMASIILGIAAVVSIQLFSENLKSNIQSQSKALMGADYIIDSRQVPTERAQSIIDSLQPDASEVNFVSMIAFPKNGGTKLVRVRGIEGQFPFYGTITTQPADAATHYQENGGALVDATLMLQFGIKPGDSIKVGALTIPIAGALKAIPGSTAISTSVAPPVIMPYRMIASTELIQFGSRKEYQYFYKASDTLNLENLEQRLKPMLDAENVDLDTHTSTSRRLGRRYENVGKFLNLVAFIALLLGCVGIASSVQIYIKEKLNAVAILKCIGATRRQSFLIFLIQIAGIGLVGGLIGTAIGAGLQYAFPYLLADFLPFEVNINISIQPLIMGVFLGVFMSVLFALLPLMRTWYVSPLEVLRVGANPLVKNSRAAQFTVGATIIIFLFLFSFWLLKDAVFALAFVFGILVTFSILAGIAMLTMRMFKAFFPKTWSYPARQSVLNLFRPNNQTLVLIVAIGLGTFLMSTLYFTKDILLDKTEVGQGKEQANVILLDVQSDQLETIKTTFETKHLDLMDNIPLVTMRMHSIKGQLVKELRADSTAQIRSWILNHEFRTTYRDSLIASEELIEGEWTPKLQPGAPIVISISDNIAEDAKVGIGDPIVFNVQGVLMETTVGSIRAVDWGRLQLNFSIVFPKGVLEAAPQFNVLTTYVEDEAASAELQRDLVAKYPNVSVIDLRQVYSIVEDILDKVSWIINFMAFFSILTGIIVLIGSVRNSKYQRIKESVLLRTLGAKNAQILKISAFEYLFLGVIGSFVGIILALLSSLLLALFVFKEPFVPSAMPFLILLPGISLLVLVIGLSNIKTVLRSSPLEVLRKAI comes from the coding sequence AAGTCAATCTAAGGCCTTGATGGGTGCCGATTATATCATAGATAGTCGGCAAGTACCAACTGAACGAGCACAATCTATCATCGACTCACTTCAACCAGACGCCTCAGAAGTCAATTTTGTATCCATGATTGCCTTTCCAAAAAATGGAGGCACAAAATTGGTTCGGGTTAGGGGTATAGAAGGCCAATTTCCGTTCTACGGCACCATAACAACCCAACCAGCAGATGCCGCAACTCACTATCAAGAAAATGGTGGTGCCCTTGTTGATGCCACCTTAATGCTACAGTTTGGTATCAAGCCTGGAGATTCTATTAAAGTTGGAGCGTTGACCATACCTATTGCCGGGGCATTAAAGGCTATTCCAGGGAGTACGGCCATTTCTACTAGTGTTGCGCCGCCTGTAATAATGCCTTACCGAATGATTGCTTCTACGGAATTGATTCAATTTGGAAGCCGAAAAGAATATCAATATTTCTATAAAGCATCAGATACTTTAAATCTTGAAAATCTAGAACAGCGCTTAAAACCGATGTTAGATGCTGAAAATGTAGATTTGGATACCCATACCAGTACTAGTAGACGTTTAGGTAGGCGCTATGAGAACGTTGGAAAGTTCTTGAACTTGGTAGCCTTCATTGCGCTGTTATTGGGTTGTGTAGGTATTGCGAGTTCTGTACAGATTTATATCAAGGAAAAATTAAATGCAGTTGCCATTTTAAAGTGCATTGGTGCAACAAGACGACAAAGCTTTTTGATCTTCCTGATTCAAATTGCAGGAATCGGTTTGGTTGGCGGCCTCATAGGAACGGCCATTGGCGCTGGGCTTCAATATGCGTTTCCCTACCTTCTGGCGGATTTTCTTCCATTTGAAGTAAACATCAATATTAGCATTCAACCTTTGATCATGGGTGTGTTTTTAGGTGTTTTTATGTCGGTATTGTTTGCGCTGTTACCGCTCATGCGCACTTGGTATGTATCTCCATTAGAGGTATTACGCGTTGGGGCAAATCCGTTGGTCAAAAACTCAAGAGCTGCTCAATTCACGGTGGGGGCTACCATAATTATATTTCTGTTCTTATTTTCATTCTGGCTTCTTAAAGACGCAGTGTTTGCCTTAGCGTTTGTATTCGGAATTTTGGTAACCTTTTCAATTTTGGCAGGTATTGCCATGCTTACCATGAGAATGTTTAAAGCTTTTTTTCCTAAAACATGGAGTTATCCTGCGCGACAAAGTGTATTGAATTTATTCAGACCCAATAATCAAACGCTGGTACTTATTGTGGCTATAGGTTTAGGAACCTTTCTTATGAGTACCCTGTACTTTACAAAAGATATTTTACTGGATAAAACAGAAGTGGGTCAAGGTAAAGAACAGGCCAATGTGATTTTGTTAGATGTACAAAGCGATCAGTTGGAAACCATTAAAACAACTTTTGAAACTAAGCATCTAGACCTTATGGATAATATTCCTTTGGTTACCATGCGAATGCACAGCATTAAGGGGCAATTGGTTAAAGAGTTAAGGGCAGATAGCACCGCCCAAATACGAAGTTGGATCTTAAATCACGAATTTAGGACCACCTATAGAGATTCATTAATTGCTTCGGAAGAGCTCATAGAAGGGGAGTGGACGCCTAAACTTCAGCCAGGAGCACCTATAGTCATTTCTATTTCAGATAATATTGCCGAAGATGCGAAAGTCGGCATTGGAGACCCTATTGTCTTCAATGTACAAGGCGTTTTGATGGAAACAACAGTGGGTAGCATTAGAGCGGTAGACTGGGGACGATTGCAACTTAATTTTTCAATCGTTTTTCCGAAGGGTGTTTTAGAAGCGGCACCGCAATTTAATGTACTCACAACTTATGTTGAAGATGAAGCTGCTTCTGCAGAATTACAGCGGGATTTGGTGGCTAAATATCCTAACGTTTCGGTTATAGATCTCAGGCAGGTGTACAGTATTGTAGAGGATATTTTAGACAAAGTCTCTTGGATTATTAATTTTATGGCTTTCTTTAGTATCCTTACGGGTATCATTGTATTAATTGGCTCGGTACGCAATAGTAAATACCAACGCATTAAAGAAAGTGTGTTGCTCAGAACCCTAGGTGCAAAAAATGCGCAAATTTTAAAAATTTCAGCTTTTGAATATCTTTTTCTAGGAGTTATAGGAAGCTTTGTGGGCATCATTCTGGCTTTGTTGAGTAGCTTGCTTTTAGCGCTATTTGTTTTTAAGGAACCCTTTGTTCCTTCGGCAATGCCGTTTTTGATTTTGCTTCCAGGCATTTCGCTTTTGGTATTGGTGATAGGATTAAGTAATATTAAAACGGTGCTGAGGAGTTCTCCGCTTGAGGTGCTTCGGAAAGCGATTTAG